Below is a genomic region from Brassica oleracea var. oleracea cultivar TO1000 chromosome C9, BOL, whole genome shotgun sequence.
NNNNNNNNNNNNNNNNNNNNNNNNNNNNNNNNNNNNNNNNNNNNNNNNNNNNNNNNNNNNNNNNNNNNNNNNNNNNNNNNNNNNNNNNNNNNNNNNNNNNNNNNNNNNNNNNNNNNNNNNNNNNNNNNNNNNNNNNNNNNNNNNNNNNNNNNNNNNNNNNNNNNNNNNNNNNNNNNNNNNNNNNNNNNNNNNNNNNNNNNNNNNNNNNNNNNNNNNNNNNNNNNNNNNNNNNNNNNNNNNNNNNNNNNNNNNNNNNNNNNNNNNNNNNNNNNNNNNNNNNNNNNNNNNNNNNNNNNNNNNNNNNNNNNNNNNNNNNNNNNNNNNNNNNNNNNNNNNNNNNNNNNNNNNNNNNNNNNNNNNNNNNNNNNNNNNNNNNNNNNNNNNNNNNNNNNNNNNNNNNNNNNNNNNNNNNNNNNNNNNNNNNNNNNNNNNNNNNNNNNNNNNNNNNNNNNNNNNNNNNNNNNNNNNNNNNNNNNNNNNNNNNNNNNNNNNNNNNNNNNNNNNNNNNNNNNNNNNNNNNNNNNNNNNNNNNNNNNNNNNNNNNNNNNNNNNNNNNNNNNNNNNNNNNNNNNNNNNNNNNNNNNNNNNNNNNNNNNNNNNNNNNNNNNNNNNNNNNNNNNNNNNNNNNNNNNNNNNNNNNNNNNNNNNNNNNNNNNNNNNNNNNNNNNNNNNNNNNNNNNNNNNNNNNNNNNNNNNNNNNNNNNNNNNNNNNNNNNNNNNNNNNNNNNNNNNNNNNNNNNNNNNNNNNNNNNNNNNNNNNNNNNNNNNNNNNNNNNNNNNNNNNNNNNNNNNNNNNNNNNNNNNNNNNNNNNNNNNNNNNNNNNNNNNNNNNNNNNNNNNNNNNNNNNNNNNNNNNNNNNNNNNNNNNNNNNNNNNNNNNNNNNNNNNNNNNNNNNNNNNNNNNNNNNNNNNNNNNNNNNNNNNNNNNNNNNNNNNNNNNNNNNNNNNNNNNNNNNNNNNNNNNNNNNNNNNNNNNNNNNNNNNNNNNNNNNNNNNNNNNNNNNNNNNNNNNNNNNNNNNNNNNNNNNNNNNNNNNNNNNNNNNNNNNNNNNNNNNNNNNNNNNNNNNNNNNNNNNNNNNNNNNNNNNNNNNNNNNNNNNNNNNNNNNNNNNNNNNNNNNNNNNNNNNNNNNNNNNNNNNNNNNNNNNNNNNNNNNNNNNNNNNNNNNNNNNNNNNNNNNNNNNNNNNNNNNNNNNNNNNNNNNNNNNNNNNNNNNNNNNNNNNNNNNNNNNNNNNNNNNNNNNNNNNNNNNNNNNNNNNNNNNNNNNNNNNNNNNNNNNNNNNNNNNNNNNNNNNNNNNNNNNNNNNNNNNNNNNNNNNNNNNNNNNNNNNNNNNNNNNNNNNNNNNNNNNNNNNNNNNNNNNNNNNNNNNNNNNNAATATTCCGAGGAAGTGTATCCCTCGGAATATTCCGACGACATATTCCTCGGAATATTCCGAGGAATTTCCGACGAAAAAAGTCTTCGGAATATTCCGAGGAAATTCATTTTCTCGGAATTCCGTCGGAAATTTCCGAGGGATTTCCGAGGAAAGATGAATTTCCGAAGAGTTATTTCCGAGGACTTTTTTCGTCGGTATGTCGTCGGAATAGCGTTATTCCGACGACATACCGACGATTTTTTCCCTCATTATGCCGCTGTTTTCTTGTAGTGTTATGATACCCACTTGTTGCAGAATACAAGCTCATGATACCCCTGTCCCTTTCAGTACTCATACGATTCATCCTTCTTCATGACTCAAAAATTGTTCACCCAGTTCACGGTTGCAGCGCGCTACATTTGGGGTTGATTCAGGATCCACAATATCCACTATGAAGTATCGGAAAACACCTCCGATGTGGTTTACAAGATCATTACTCTCCATGCCCTGGGTATACAAACCCTAGATAGTATAAAGAGAATAAAGAGAATACAAGAGAAGTAGATAGCTAAGAGCTAAGCCTAGGATTACATATATATCACCAGCTTACTCTATCTCTCCAAGAGACGCCATGGAAGCTCCCGCCTCCTAGAGGTTCAGCTTGAGTTTGGAGATCTCTGTCGTGATCTCTCTTTCTTTGTATTAGCACTTGATCTAATGGGCTTCAACGATTAAGTTGATATGTTATCCGTGCATAACTTGTGCAAACCGGCCCAACATTGAACATTTTTATGGGCTTTGACCAATCCTCAAGTCCCAAAATATAAATTTCCATTTGTCGTGCAGAAAAAACGATCTCTAGAATTGAAAAGGACAGATTTATTAAAAATCCAACCAATCAGACAAAAGCCTCACACCTCTCTATTGGGATCTGAATCTTCACTTTCTCTGAGATTCTTTTGTACGAAGAAAAAAAAGAACAGAGGAGAAGAAGAAGAAGAAGAAGAAAAATGCCGCATGGAACGCTTGAAGTTGTTCTTGTCAGTGCCAAAGGTCTCGAGGATTCTGATTTTCTGAGTAAGCTTTCGTATAATCACTTTCTTTTCTGATGTTGATTAGTAAACGTGTTTAAATTGCGAATGTGTATGTTCACGTGTTTAAATGTTTCGACCTTTTTGGGATCAAAGATTTAATATTGTGAAACGGTTACTCCCACTGATATTCCAATGAATCGGATTTTTGTGGATCTGTTTTATGAAACATCGATAACAAGATTCACATTCCTATTTGAGATATATATAAATCTTGATATATATAGTCTAATTGATGGTTATGGACATGTAAATCTGTTTTTTTTTTTCTTTTAAAGAAGATTAAGATCAAAGATGGGTTGCATCTTTTTTGACTGACTCGTGCTGGCTTAAAAAACAGATAGCATGGATCCTTATGTGCTCCTCACATGCCGGACTCAAGATCAGAAGAGCAATGTTGCATCAGGTAAGTTCTCTCAATCAAGATCGTTTGTGTTTCAAGATTTAAAAATAAATGAACCTTGTTTTTGTCAGGACAAGGCACAACTCCGGAATGGAACGAGACATTTATCTTCAATGTCTCTGAAGGAACTACAGAGTTAAAAGCCAAAATCTTTGACACAGATGTTGGCACGGAGGATGATCCCCTTGGTGAAGCAACGTAAGATCTTCTAACAATATTAACCATGATCAAATTAAATAAGATATTTGGATTTAATATCTAATTAAGGAGACAATGCAGTATTTCACTGGAGGCGGTTTTCTTGGAAGGAGATATCCCACCATCTGCATACAATGTGGTGAAGGATGAAGAGTTCAAAGGCGAGATCTGGATCGCACTATCCTTCAAACCTTCGGTATAATAAACAATCAAATGATGTCTTTGCATCGTTCTTGATTTTCTTTTTAAAGGATAAGTCTGGATGCTGAAGAACAATGTGATTGTTTGTTTGTTTGGTAGGAAAACCGAAGCAGGGGTTTCGAAGAGGAGTCTTATGGAGGCTGGAAAAACTCTGAAGCATCTTACTAAAGAGAAATAACATCAAATACTCTTTAATTTGTTGTCTTGGGAATAAAATGTTGAGCTAACCTGTGACACCCGCCACTTTCGAAATATAATAAATTGATAAAAGCGGAAATAAAATAATAATAATCTTCATATCATAATCGATAAGTACAAATATCTGAAATATCCATATATAAATATTTGAAAGTCCACATCCACGCATGAATTCCATAATATAAAATAAAATCTGAAACATAAAGTACGACATAAACCGAGAGTCCGAAATACGAAATAACATAAACGATAAAAACCCAAAAGCTCAATAGTAGTAAAAGCCCAAAAGCACCGGTCCGGTATAATCACTCCTGCTCATCGGTCTCACCTGAAAGGGGGAAAGAAGGAGGGGTGAGCGATAGGGGAACCGCCCAGTGAGGTATGGGATGCTAAACCGCAAACCACTGACTCAGTTCATAGCACTACAACTATGTAGGCCTAGCTCTAGCATGAAGCAAACACGGTGTCTATTACACCACACAGAACAATCACATATGTCTAGTGGACTAAACACGCTACAACCAATGTGATAATAATATACCGCATTTCCTCATAAGGATATAAATATAAAGGATATATATCTATAAATATAATTCTACGAGCGTCGTAAGTACAGTAGTCCACTCTGTACCCCCGCAATCTCCACAAACAAGCGGCCTAGTACATACGTCTCTGTACCCCGCTAAACACACGGCCTAGTACAGATATCTCCGTACCCCGCGATCTCTCAAACAAGGCGTAGCTAGCACAGACGTCATGTGCCCCCGCAATCACACGGCCTAGTACAAACGTCTCTGTACCCCGCAAATTTCGCGGCATAGTGCAGATACCTATGCATCCCGCAATCTCAACACATGGACTAACATATATACATATATATAATTAACAGTTTTTAGCAGCAATCATTTCAATCAACCGTTGAATCCTCTATTATCCTATTTCCGGTTTAACAATCAATATCAATAATGAACAACCAAGACTCTCAAATAGACTCGATTCACCACTCGCCGCCCACTAACAGGCCAAAACACTACCGAAAAGGTGCTCGGTTCATACACACACCGAAAAAATGCTCGGTAACACACGCCCGTAGACGATTTATCGACACTTCCAGTCTACAGCTCAACCGGTCGACTAAAGTTGGCTGTGACTTCCATACAATCCGGCATACAGAAGTCCGTCTCTGTATCCGTCTCCAAACAAAAACAATCTTAGCTAAGAATTTACATTAAGTGAAACAATCAATGTTGAATCCTCTAACCCCCTAGTTTCGGTTTATGCAAAGAACCTAAAACTAAACAAGCAATGATAGACTCGATTTCACACAGACGGAACACATTAGAAATAAACTATATTTATTCGAGGTCCTAAGCCGTGTACGAGAACTTCGGGAATAGACCCTCACCTTAGCAACAATAAGAGGTGGTATCTATGAACTCCAGCTGCTCAAATGGACTCCAAATCGGAAAGTCAACGGCGGCGACGCGGCGGCAGCTTCTCGGCGGCGAACGGACGGTGGTCGGTCACGGCGGCTCCGGCGAACGTTGGTCAGAGGCGGCGGCGAGTGGCCGGAACTCGGCGGAGTTGCGGCGGACGGCGGCGGCGCGTGTGTTTCACGCGCGCCCCCAGGCGAATTTTCGGGAGGCGCGTGCGGCTTCGTCCGGACTCCGATTGAGGCGTGGTTGGTGTCTACGGCTTCGTCTTGACGAGAGGAACACGATGATGGTCTTGGATGCACGAGATTCGCAATGGTTAGAGAGTTATCGGCGAATTACTAAACGGACGAAACTAAGCTTAACTGCATGGCGGTTTCCGGCGATTACCTAAGGTGTTGATCAGGGTTGACGAGCTTGACGACGTCCTGGCGTGCGGTGGCTCCGGCGAGGACTCCTGGTGAGCTTTTTCCCTTCCTCTTCTCTCTCTCTCTCCCTCTCTCTCTTTTTAACGAAGAAAACTTGACCTTTGAGCAAGGTGTAGGGTTAAATTTTTGGGGTCATTACATTTAGGGTCATTACATAACCTCTTGAAAACGAGTTATTATTATTATTATTGTTGTTCTGTTCGGTTTGAAATTCAAAACTCTTGAGAGTTTGATTCTTTTGTCAAGAATTTGTTTCAGTCTTGTTTTGGTATTTAAGAAAATATTTTACAATTCTAGTTTTTATGATCATAACTTCATAAGTCACGCAGTTATTAGGCACATACATAGATCTACATATACTAGTTTTTTCTTATATTAAAAGCTTGTGGAAGTCTCTTTAGTTTCCTGCAATTGTCTGCTGCAAAGTAGCAACCACGGACATGCAACAAGGTAAGCTTGAACTTTTATTACACATGTAGGGATCAGGAGACTTCTTTTTATTTGATTTAGGTTCTTCATTCAGTGAGAGTTTGATGCTGGAGAACTTAGGCAATATTCCGAAATCAGGTAAAGGTAGATTACTATCACTATCAGCACTCCCTGCAGCTGTAAAGTGTTGCCCAAGGTACCTGCGGATGTCATCGTCCTCTGTTCGAACTGAAGTTGGGTTCGTTTCAAGTCCATTTTCTCGATTTCATGAAGACATTTATCATTTCTCCTTAGTATCTATATTAACCCCAAATCTTTCATTACGTACTTCAAACTCCACCACCACCCCCACCACACACACACACACGCTTTAATCCTAAATTTCATCCACCGTCAACAATTTGGTTTTCAATAATTTTACGTATACAGATGCTGATCATACCTTACTTTTAGTTATACTTTGAAAATGTCCACACAAAAAAAAAAAAAAAATATATATATATATATATATATATATAAATTGAAAATAACATGTTCATTTTATGTGTAGATAAACGTTTTTGATTATATTGGACATGTTTGAATCTTCTTTTTCTTTAACCAAAAAAAAAGATTATATTGGACATAAAAGAGGTCAAATGCATGGCTGTGCCTGTCTACCTATTTTGTTGACTTTGACTCCTAAATTCATGATTATCACTTTGTTATTTACAAAAAGTAAGATTGTTTTATATTTTTCAAAGCCCACTTCTATGATTCTATTACAAAGTTAGTTGAATAGATTACTTATTTATTCTTCTGGTTGTTGTCTTCATATATATACATGTTGACCGATCAATTTCTTTGGGAAGAAATTTCAAAATTAATTATTCGAAATATTCGTAGTTTAAATGAGTAGTTTTCATTCGTAAATATCGTCTACGTATGTTCACAGTAAACCATAAAAAAAGCTTACATTAAAAATTAGACAACGGCATTAATAAAATACTACCTCTGACAAACTAGCATGGCAGATGCTTATTATAGTGATCCATGATCAATATATTCGAAATACATCCCTCATAGTCATATATATATACAACTATAAACTTAAACTAGCGTATCTTTTTCTTATTTAGCTAATACAAAACAAAAATCAACTTGAAACATGATTTTAACGTCGTATGTAATAAATTTAAATACAAAAACCCTGCAAAGTTTCTATGTGTGTGTGTGTTTATCATACATGAGATAATTTTTTCAGACAAGAAAACTGAGAATTTCTTTCTCAAATAAAAACCTAGCATAAACTAAATAATATGGAACGTATCATTTGTTGTGAAGGGGGTTTGGACCGTCGGGAACTTCTCTAACTGAAACTCCGTAGATCTGATCGTTCTTCTTGCCAGTTTTCCTTTCCGGTAACATTCTCTCACCGTCAAATCTTAGCTGCGGAAACTGTTTTTGGAACTCCTCCGTAGCCGTCATGCTAGGAAGCTTGCGGGCGTCTGAGGAGATACGAAGTCCGGCGAAGAAAAAGATCACCACGATTAGAAACGATAATCTCGAGCTCCAAAACTTCATTTTCTTCTTTTTTTCCCGGAGAGATTTCTTGGTTTCTTGGCTAATGCTGTTTGATATGGTCCATGTGGATGAGTTAAGCTTAATGTATATTAATATTGTAGGATCTTGTAAGAGAAGGAAAGAAACAAAATTCTTATTGAGTTGATAAAATATTTCATTTTATGGAAGGACAATACTAACCTTTCCTTGGCCTACAAGAACTGTTTTATGGTGTAGTTTGTTATACAAAATCATTGTGTGAATAGTTGGATGATCTAAGGGTATTCATGTAGTTTACCTCAACGCGGTGGAGTGCTCGCATGGGCCTCTCCTGTTGCAAACCGTTGACTTGCAAAATAATTGTTTTGTTTTGGTTACGGCTCCTCAAAATTAATTGTTTATGTACTTTGAGATCAAGTGACTTGGCGTTAAGATGAGTAAAAGATCAGTTCTAGGCAATATTAAGTGATGAAAAAACTTTGTATTGTTAGTCGAACGTATTTTTATTTACTTGAATCTGCCTTACCTTATTTCAAATTTGTATTGTTAGCCGAAAGTATTTTTATTTACTTGAATCTGCCTTACCTTATTTCAAATCGTATATAGTTCTGATTTAGAATTGTGTATGTGAAAAGATATTACGTATCACGTATGAAGCGTTATATAATAATATATAATACTGCGCATTTAAATACATTACAAAATGAATTTTCGAAGAACTTGTAAGAGGTTTCGATCAGGACACGTCGAAGATATCTGACGAAAGTCAGGCGTCAAAGGTGACGATTCTCGATCAATTTTGTAAATTACAATAAATCCAGGTTGATGAATAGTCAAAAAGATTTGGTAGCCATTACAAGAAAATCATACATTGTATTGTATGTTTAAGGAACACACAGATAAGAAGATGAAAACTTGTTGACACGAGAGAATTTTCTTTTGAAAAGTAAAAGTCTAAGCAAATTAAATTATATATGATGGCTACAAAATAGCAAAAGTAAATTAAAAAATATCACTTGTTTTGGATAGAACCTCCACGATTGGACAACCAGACCTAACATTATTAAAGTCCTTAATCCACCACTTCGTTAGCTTCTTCGTACTACAAAACGTTTTGGAAACATAATCTTCTATAATATTATTTGCATTCGAGCTCTCACTTGAACGATTAAATTCAATGATACATTTAATAATTTTTTACATATAATTAAAAATGAATTTTGTATTAATAATATTAAATTTCAAGAATATCTTTTTTTTTTATTTTTAAATAAATGTTTTTCTTATAAAAGTTAAAAAATTAAGACATAAATATTTTATAATTAAATACTAATCAAGAAAACATTTGTATAGATATATTTTCTGAAATATCTCTAATATGTGAATATTTTTAAATTTTCAATACAATAATAAACATATATATTTTAATAAAAAAAATATTATATATATTTTAAGTCACCTCGATGTGGGTTTAAGTCACCCCGGTGTGGGTTTAAGTCGTCCATGTGTGGGATTTAGTTACCGCTTTCTATGGGTTTTCAGTGTTGGGGCTATTTCGTTTTGCCGTCAACGTTTGTATGAATTTTGGTCTTTTGGCATATGAATGAATATCAATTTGGAAAAAAATATATATATATAATTTGATTTAATTTTTTTGAAAACATGAACAATAACTTAATGCGATAGTTTTTGAATTAATAAAACATAAACTAATATATATTCGTAACAAAATTATGCCCATATGTGCAGACAAAACTTCTAGTAATTAATCAGTAAGTAAACAAAACTAGCACCTGGCTTGGATTATAACACAAAGAGTTACACATCATAAGTCCATTCTGAAAATAAATATTATGAAACATTGAAATTAAAAAAAAAAAAAAATTGATGTTATGATTTAATAACATTTAGTTGTTGCAAAACTCTTATGAAGCACTCTCCTGATCAACATAAAACGTCAGAAAGAAGCAAAACCGTGATTTTAAAGGATTTAAACATCATTTCCAGGTTTTGATAATAGGTAAAATCTTAGACGCCTTGGATATCTGGGACGCAATCTACCGGAGAGTCATCATCTAAATCGGTTTGTGACTGGGCTCTAATTAAAGCCTTCTTGTAACTGCTTGATCTTCTCAGCAAATCTTGTAGGCTCCCTTCAAACCTGTGTTCACAAAAGACAAGGCATCCAAGTTTCTCATGAGCATAACATATTTAGTTTGTGTAGCTTATATATGTTCCTAAATAATACCACTAGCAAGTAAAGTACTTATTTGTTCCTCCATCCAGATCCAAATATTAGCATATCAGATATAGAGAATAGAGCATGTGATTTTAAGTTATATTTTGGGATCTATATAGGTTACCTTGCTTCCTAGACATAAAAGTCACATCACTATCATCCTCTGATGAATAATCCGATGGTGTTTTGTCGGAGATATCAGACGTCTTTTTATATTAATCCTCTGACTAATTACATTTCTCTGCATCTTCGAAGAAGTTCGTCTTCCTCTTCTCCACTGTGAGAGGTTTAGAGCTTATCTTCTTCACATATTGTTTCTTGCTCATGGCAGCGCCTTTCACGGATTCACTGCGATCATTTTGAAGCCTTGACTTCAAAAGATTAGTACCTGAACTAGCTGGTTGCTGAACTCTACCTTTTCTTTCTTTCGGTTTCATTGAGCTCAATGAAGCATTAGTGGAACCGCTTGGATGAAGATGAAGCACCTTTTTCTCCTTTTTAGATTTAGCTCCACCAGGCTTCTCTTGATTTTGGCTGCAACCAAAATTGTCTCCCATATCAGCCTTCTCTATTAGACATTTTTCTTGTTATCCTCAGCGACCTCAGAGCTCTTTTTCAAAAGTGAAGCATCGCTCTCTGTATCTTTCTTGGCTGGCGTAGGAAACGATGCATCGGTGTCTTTTGTGTTGTTGATTTGGAGTTACCAAATCCACTTCCACCTAGACTTGCCAAGAATCACTATAAAGCTAAATTAAGCTGGATGAGAGAACCAAAAATAAAAAGAAAGAAAAAGAGTGATTTTACAAAATTCCTTTTACTAGACAAAGCAGTAATCTACAAGTCTAGTTCCTATAGTCTTGGAAGTAAAAAAGAGAGGAAGATCTCATGAACTGACTCTCTTTCAGATCTTCACCCATATGACTATATGAGTCCACAATCAGCAAAAGGCATTGAGTTTTCTTTAAGGACGGTACTTTTCACCTTTGCAGTAAAGGACGGACCAAGACTTATCTCAGTTTTGAAAAAGCGGTCACATCAGAAGCTAGATCAACATATAACTGCACATACTCATCCTCATTTTAAGCAACCAGGTGTCCTAAACCTGAATAAAAAAAAGACGGGATGTCCAGAGTAAGAAGCAATTTTGCCAAAAACAAAAACATTACCGAGAGCTTACCAACGTTTACTGAGAAGACTGACACCAACATTATGAGCATGTACTGTACCAGCCATAGTAATACATGGAACTCCCATGTATAGAGAGAGATTCACAGGTAGTGGTTGTTCCATCATAAGGGAATGTGTCCAAACTGCATGAAATGTAAATCAATACTCAAAAATTTCATAATGTCAATCTATTAGGCTCGGCATTTTTCAGTAATACAATGTGTCAAACTCCACCTTTCTTCAACACTTTATCCCTAAACCTAAATGTTTTTGCATATGCCTGCAAAACCATGAGAGAGGAGTTGCTCAAAAGGGAGGAAATGAATCGCTTTAACGGAAAATGTATAGTACATATCAACAAAAAAAAGAAAATTTTTAAGAAAAGAAAAAATACCTTAACCACCGCTGAATAAACCACAACTTTGCACTTTGTGTAATCATGATGCCTGAGGAGCGCTTCAATGAAATAAGATACTAAAATGAGTGAAGAAATCTGGGAAGATATATATCCGATGGTGGTAGTGGTTTTAACAGAATATAAACGGCACTTAGCACCAGGAAAGTAGAAAAACAATCTAAAACTCATGGAGGACTATAATTCCCGAGCAGTGGTCTCATGTCAGGATAGCTCGTAAATAACAGGAAAGAGAAAAATCAAACCTAAGTTTTTAAAAGCTTCTGCTTAAGTGGATTTGCCTGGATTACCTTCTCGATCATGCTGGCAGCAGCATCCATTTCCCCCTGTAATATTAGCATTCTATTAACTCTATATATTATTTTTAAGGAATCACTGACACCCTTGTTCTAATATCAAACCTGGACTATGTACACAACACCAAAGGTTTTTTTTTTTTGGACAACTGAAATTGATTAATAGAAGAAAGTTTAGGAGTTACAAGGGTTTGGGCCAGAATGTAAGCATGCATTAACATATAAATCTGCAAGCCCATTAAGCTTTCTTTTGATGAAAGAAAAGCGACAAGAAGAACGAGATAGCGAGGCGATGTCCGAGATTACTCCGTAGAGCTCGGTCGCGTCCCGAAGATAAAGCTCCGATGAGCACTTGGGAATCTAATCGTAGCCACATGAGGTTGAAATTGAGATTGACCGCGTGTAGAAGGGCGCTCCTTATCGCTAACGCCTCAGCCATGCAAAACATGATCCTGAAACAGAGAGCCCCGATTGATCTCTTTTCCTTCAAGGTTAGTGAAGACCCAAGCCAATCCACCTCTTCCCAAGCCGGGTCGGTATTACAATAGATCGTGAGTGGGTGAGGGTTCTGGTGATTATAGCTGTCAAATGGGCGGGCTGACCATTGGTTGCCCATGTCCAAATATAAATGGATCTAATTTGGTGACACCCATTTGTCTATGCGGATTATAAATGGACAAGAATCACAAGACCAATGGGTAATGGGCGTTAATGGATTTGGACTATGTGGACATGGACGGTCCAATGGTCACAAAAAGCTAAGGTTTCTAAAATCTGAGTTTTTACGCCAAAATCGCAAAATCGATTTTTTCCGCTAAAATCTTAATATTAAGTTTTTTTCTTAAAACGATAAAATCAAGTATTCCAGCTAAAACCGCAAAATCAATTTTTTTGCCAAAACCGTAAAATCGAGGTTTCTTGCTAAAATCGTAAATCGAGTTTTCCAGCCAAAACCAAAAATTGATTTTTCCCGCCAAAACCAAAAATTGATTTTTCCGCCAAAACCGGAAATCGAGTTTTCCCGCCAAAACCGGAAATCGAGTTTTTCCGCCAAAACCACAAAATTGAGTTTTCCCGCTAAAACCAAANNNNNNNNNNNNNNNNNNNNNNNNNNNNNNNNNNNNNNNNNNNNNNNNNNNNNNNNNNNNNNNNNNNNNNNNNNNNNNNNNNNNNNNNNNNNNNNNNNNNNNNNNNNNNNNNNNNNNNNNNNNNNNNNNNNNNNNNNNNNNNNNNNNNNNNNNNNNNNNNNNNNNNNNNNNNNNNNNNNNNNNNNNNNNNNNNNNNNNNNNNNNNNNNNNNNNNNNNNNNNNNNNNTTCCGCCAAAACCGCAAAATCGAGTTTTCCCGCCAAAACCGCAAAAATCGAGTTTTCCCGTTAAACCTCAAAATCGGGGTTTCTCGCTAATATCGGAAAATCTGATTTTTTTGCTAAAACCGAAAAATCGATTTTCCCCGCCACAACCACAAAATTTAAACTTTTCCTATATGGTCTATTATGGACTCCATGGCAGTCCATATAAACATGGGTGTTAGTGGGTCTAGTCCTTAATGGACATGGTTATTAAAGGACATGGTCACTCTTTGACCGCAAACAATAAATGGACAAATGGATATGGGCTAATGGACGTGGGTTAACCCAGTTTACGGCTCTACCGGTGATGGAGAGGTGGAGTGATGGCCGATCGAGTAGAGGGCGGTTTGCAGATCTTCAGCAGGGCTCGGTCCCATTCCTTTATAGTGACGAAGGATTTGAGGATGATCTCCGACGCTCTGTTGATGACTTCTTCTCAAAGATCACTTGGTTTCTCGATATCCAAAGAAACCAGCAGATCCAAGGGAATATGTTGCTAGTGAAACCATAGGGGGAAGTGGAATCCAGGAGGTAGACGAGATGAGAGCAGCTTTGAAAGATGTTACTTGAGAAGCATCAAACGAGTGCGACCAAGGGCCTAGCTCCCATACATCTTGTGCGAAGAGGCAATGGAAGACGAGGTGAAGGGTTGTTTATGGCTCACCACATCTGCAGCAGTTTGTGGGGATAAGGAGGCCACGCTTTTAGAGGTTTTCGCCCGTAGGTAAAGCGTTTTGACCCACCTTTCGTAGAAACATCTAAGTTTAGGTAGCATATGTGCTGGCCAAACGTATTTGTTCCAATTCCAGCCATCGATGTTGTTGTTCAAGAGTGCTACTGTCGATTGAACCTTTGAAGACTGCAGAGAGATATATCCTGCCTTTGCAGTGTATTCCCCAGATTTGTGGAAGTGACTGTTAAGCGACTGTGCAAAATTTGGTTTGATTTGGCAGAGCCCATCTTTGGAAATTGGAAGTATTATTAGCCGCAAAATTTGTTATATTTATTATTGTTACTAATATTTTTCGTCACAAAAATTTCTTTGAGCAATGGTAAATAGTTAATGTATAATTTTAAATTTAGCTAACAGCATAAATAGATATTAACTAAATTATATAAATTGTTACAAAAACAAAATT
It encodes:
- the LOC106319177 gene encoding C2 domain-containing protein At1g63220-like codes for the protein MPHGTLEVVLVSAKGLEDSDFLNSMDPYVLLTCRTQDQKSNVASGQGTTPEWNETFIFNVSEGTTELKAKIFDTDVGTEDDPLGEATISLEAVFLEGDIPPSAYNVVKDEEFKGEIWIALSFKPSENRSRGFEEESYGGWKNSEASY